From the Theobroma cacao cultivar B97-61/B2 chromosome 2, Criollo_cocoa_genome_V2, whole genome shotgun sequence genome, one window contains:
- the LOC18610592 gene encoding uncharacterized protein LOC18610592, protein MGLLGSLSMLVLLMWLLRFPDLMAQSINVSSTSSARALDALLQDYAYRAFAHPRTGLPYDGFVPSNLTGIKIAAMRLRSGSLRNRGVKMYKEFEIPTGVVDEPYVERLVLVYQNLGNWSMVYYSLPNYTYLAPVLGLLAYDASNLSAKNLPELDIRASGDPIKIKFSDVQSAPDGSVAKCVWFDLHGLVQFSNLASGNECSMIKQGHFSIVTESIAPSPAPISPLPSGGGGASNMPSPSAPENKTSRKVWIIVGSALGGLALLVSLAFLVLWSQKYKQRKKMHQMEKAAEVGEALHMTSVGDTKAPAATVTRTQPTLENEYVP, encoded by the coding sequence ATGGGACTTCTTGGAAGTCTCTCGATGCTTGTCCTATTGATGTGGTTACTCAGGTTTCCGGATCTCATGGCTCAATCTATTAATGTCTCTTCAACAAGCTCTGCACGAGCTCTTGATGCTCTTCTCCAAGACTATGCTTATAGGGCTTTTGCACATCCACGGACAGGATTACCCTATGATGGGTTTGTTCCATCAAATTTGACTGGGATTAAGATTGCAGCAATGAGGCTTAGGAGTGGTAGTTTGAGGAACAGAGGTGTGAAGATGTACAAGGAGTTTGAGATCCCCACTGGAGTTGTAGACGAGCCTTATGTGGAGAGACTGGTTTTGGTCTACCAAAACTTGGGCAATTGGTCTATGGTGTATTATTCACTTCCCAACTACACTTACCTGGCTCCTGTTCTGGGCCTTCTTGCTTATGATGCTTCTAACTTATCTGCTAAAAATTTGCCAGAATTGGATATTAGGGCATCTGGTGATCCCATCAAGATCAAATTCTCTGATGTGCAATCGGCACCAGATGGGTCAGTTGCAAAGTGTGTTTGGTTTGATCTACATGGTTTGGTCCAATTCAGCAATTTAGCTTCAGGCAATGAGTGTTCAATGATCAAGCAGGGACATTTTTCTATAGTTACTGAGTCTATTGCCCCTTCTCCAGCCCCAATATCTCCTTTGCCATCGGGTGGAGGTGGAGCTTCAAATATGCCATCACCAAGTGCTCCAGAAAATAAGACTAGTAGAAAGGTCTGGATAATTGTTGGTTCTGCCCTGGGTGGATTGGCCTTATTGGTCTCGTTGGCATTCTTGGTACTGTGGTCACAGAAGTACAAGCAGAGGAAGAAAATGCATCAGATGGAGAAGGCAGCAGAAGTAGGAGAAGCCCTACATATGACCTCGGTTGGGGATACAAAAGCACCAGCTGCAACAGTGACTCGGACTCAACCAACTCTCGAGAATGAATATGTGCCCTAA